TAAGAATCCTGATATGGAAATAACGGATTTAATGGAATATATACCTGGTCCAGACTTCCCAACAGGGGGAGAAATCCTTGGCCGTGAAGGCATTAAACGTGCGTATCATACAGGTCGAGGTTCCATCATGACGCGTGCGAAAGCACATATTGATGAAAAGGAAAATGGCAAAAAAGCAATCATTGTCACTGAAATTCCTTATCAAGTCAACAAAGCAAAACTAATTGAAAAAATTGCGGAGTTAGTTCGGGATAAAAGGATTGAAGGAATTTCAGACCTGCGAGATGAATCCGATCGAACTGGAATGCGCATCGTCATAGAAGTTCGAAGAGATGCAAACGCAAATGTTCTTTTAAATAATTTATATAAACAGACAGCTCTTCAAACAAGCTTCGGAATTAACTTACTTGCATTAGTTGACGGGCAGCCGAAAGTACTGAATTTAAAGGAATGTCTGCATTACTATTTGAAGCACCAACAAGAAGTTATTCGCCGTCGTACACAATTCGAATTGAAGAAGGCGGAAGCGCGCGCACATATTCTCGAAGGATTAAGAATTGCACTCGATCATATTGATGAGATTATTGCGTTAATTCGAGGATCCCGTACGACAGATATCGCACGTGAAGGATTGATAGAGAAGTTCTCATTATCACACGAACAATCTCAAGCGATTCTTGATATGCGACTACAGCGTTTAACAGGTTTAGAACGCGACAAGATCGAAGATGAATATAAAGAGCTAGTTAAGTTGATTGAAGAACTACGTGCGATTCTAGCTGATGAAGAAAAAGTGCTTGAAATTATTCGTACTGAACTTCTAGAAATTAAAGATAAGTTCAACGACGTCCGTAGAACAGAGATCACAATAGGTGAAAACGCAATTGAGGACGAAGACTTAATCCCTCGTCAGCAAATTGCGATTACGGTTACACATAATGGTTACATTAAACGTCTACCTTTATCGACATACCGTGCTCAAAAGCGTGGCGGTCGAGGAGTTCAAGGTATGGGAACGAATGATGATGATTTTGTTGAACATCTACTTTCGACAAACACCCACCATACCGTCCTTTTCTTTACAAACCTAGGAAAGGTATACCGATTGAAAGGGTATGAAATTCCTGAACTCGGCCGGACGGCAAAAGGAATTCCAATTATCAATTTACTTCAAATTGAAAAAGGCGAATCAATCTCTGCCATTATTCCTGTTGAAGAGTTTGTAGATGATTGGTACCTATTCTTCACGACGAAAGACGGGATTTGTAAGCGATCGCCATTATCGGCATTCGCCAACATACGTCGTGGTGGTCTCATTGCACTGAACGTACGTGAAGAGGATGAGCTGATCGGTGTCAAACTAACTGATGGTGAGAAAGATATTATCATAGGAACCAATAGTGGAATGGCTGTTCGTTTCCATGAAACCGATGTTCGATCAATGGGAAGAACCGCAACGGGTGTTAAAGGGATTTCTCTAAGAGAAGGTGACGCTGTAATCGGTATGGAACTTCTTTCTACTGAAGAAGAGCGTGATATCTTAATCGTTACGGAAAAAGGATTTGGAAAACGGACAATCATGGATGAATACCGTGTCCAATCACGTGGTGGTATAGGGCTTCGA
This Pseudalkalibacillus berkeleyi DNA region includes the following protein-coding sequences:
- the gyrA gene encoding DNA gyrase subunit A, with protein sequence MTDIEQSRKKEINISDEIRTSFMDYAMSVIVSRALPDVRDGLKPVHRRILYAMNDLGMTADKAYKKSARIVGEVIGKYHPHGDTAVYDAMVRMAQDFNYRNMLIDGHGNFGSVDGDAAAAMRYTEARMSKIAMEMVRDIHKDTINYRENYDGSEQEPVVLPGRFPNLLVNGAAGIAVGMATNIPPHQLGEVIDGVLALSKNPDMEITDLMEYIPGPDFPTGGEILGREGIKRAYHTGRGSIMTRAKAHIDEKENGKKAIIVTEIPYQVNKAKLIEKIAELVRDKRIEGISDLRDESDRTGMRIVIEVRRDANANVLLNNLYKQTALQTSFGINLLALVDGQPKVLNLKECLHYYLKHQQEVIRRRTQFELKKAEARAHILEGLRIALDHIDEIIALIRGSRTTDIAREGLIEKFSLSHEQSQAILDMRLQRLTGLERDKIEDEYKELVKLIEELRAILADEEKVLEIIRTELLEIKDKFNDVRRTEITIGENAIEDEDLIPRQQIAITVTHNGYIKRLPLSTYRAQKRGGRGVQGMGTNDDDFVEHLLSTNTHHTVLFFTNLGKVYRLKGYEIPELGRTAKGIPIINLLQIEKGESISAIIPVEEFVDDWYLFFTTKDGICKRSPLSAFANIRRGGLIALNVREEDELIGVKLTDGEKDIIIGTNSGMAVRFHETDVRSMGRTATGVKGISLREGDAVIGMELLSTEEERDILIVTEKGFGKRTIMDEYRVQSRGGIGLRTCNITDKNGNVIALKTVTEEQEIMIITTTGIVIRMSVADISQYGRNTQGVRLIKLGDGVEVATIAVVDPVDEEEEHEEEAESLGEESNEEETSQDDVQNESSTTDDSNEEEKSGDDETNEE